Below is a genomic region from Kribbella qitaiheensis.
AGCACCAGCCCTGCGCCGACCTGGCCGAAGTACGCCGCTTCTACTACCGGCAAGGTGCTCTACTGGCCCTGCTGTACGTGCTGGACGGCACCGACATGCACTACGAGAACCTGATCGCGGCCGGCGACCAACCGGTGCTCGTAGACGTGGAGACACTCTTCCATCCGAGCCAGCAAGGTATCGGCGTACTAGGACAGGACCCAGCTCACTCGGCGCTCCGCAGCTCGGTCTACCGCACCGCCCTGCTGCCGTTGCTCTTCACCGGCGAGCACGGCGTCACGGACATCTCCGGACTGGGCGGCGACGCCGGCGAGGTTTCGCCTGTCAACAAGGTCGACTGGGCCGACGCAGGCCTGGACACGATGCACCTCGTCCGGCGTCCCGGCACGACACCCGGTGCTCGCAACCGTCCCCGGCTCGACGGGGTCGCGATGGAGCCGCGGGACCACGAGATCGCTTTACTGACCGGGTTCCGGGCAGCGTATGAGGCGATCGCCTGGCACCGCAAGGAGTTGCTCGGGCCGGACGGACTCCTGGCCCGCTGCGCGACCGACGAGATCCGGTACGTCGCCCGGCCGACACACACCTACGTGACCCTGCTCGAGGAGTCGACGCATCCCGACGCGCTCCGCGACGCGGACGGCCGGAGCCAGCTGCTCGACCTGCTCTGGGAGGCCGACCCGTCGGTACGCCGGCTGGTCCCGTACGAGCTGGCCGACCTCTGGGCAGGCGACGTCCCGCTCTTCACCGCCCGGCCGGACAGCCGCGACGTGTGGGCCGCCGACGGCAGCCGGGTGCCACAACTCCTTGCCAGCAAGGGACTTGCCGAGGTCGAGGCGAAGATCGCCGCGATGAGCGAGGTCGATCAGCACCGCCAGCAATGGCTCATCTCGGCCTGCCTGGCCACCCGCCCGGAACCGGTCGTCCATGCCTGTACGACGAACAGGGCCGGCCTCGGCGCGGCGGAAGCCGATCCGGAACGGCTGCTCGCGGCCGCCACCGACATCGCCGACGAGATCATGGCGCAGGTCCTCGGCAGCAGCGGCGGCGCGGCGAACTGGCTGAGCCTCGAACTGCTCGACGACCACCATTGGGCCGTGATGCCGATGGGCGCCGGCCTGTCGAACGGCTTCACGGGGACCGCGCTCTTCCTGGCCCAGATCGGTGCGCTCACCGGCGCCCAGAAGTACAGCGACCTGGCCAGGGACGCGATCCGGCCGATTCCCTTGCTGCTGGAAGCGCTCTCGGCCTGGCCGGAGACGGCACAGATCGTCGGGCCCGGCCTGCACGGCCTCGGGGGAATCAGCTACGGCCTCGACCGGCTCAGCTATCTGCTGGACGACCCGGACGTCACCAAGTGGCTGGCGGCATCCCTGGAACTCAGCGAGCAGCTCAGTCCCGACCCCGACCACTTCCCCGGCTACGTCGAGGGCGCGGCCGGCGGACTCGCCGCTATGCAAGCGATCCGCGGTCTGCCTGCCGCCGCGCGACTCGCGGCCCGGTACGCCGACGAACTGGTCTCGGCAGTGGACCGCGCGATCCCCGCCCCCGGCCCAGGGTTCGCCCGTGGATACCAGGGAATCGGCTGGGCGCTCGGACAGTACGGCCTACCAGGCAGCCCGTACGCCGACGCGGCGCGGGCAGCCATCGACCTGGCTGCTGTCAACCAAGATGGGCGCGACCAGCCGGCCGACGCCGGCTGGTGCGCGGGCGGAGCCGGTGCCACCCTTGCCCGGCTCTCCGCCGGCACCCCGACGGACCTCGACACCTATCTGAGGACCGCCACAGAACGTCCGGTACTCGCCGACATGAGTCTGTGTCACGGCGAGCTCGGCGCGGTCGAGCCGTTGTTGTGGCTCACCGGAAGCGATCACCCAGCCACAGAGGCGGTCCGGAAGCGCCGGGCCGGGCTGGTGCTCGCCGCAGTACAGCAGTACGGGCCGCACTGTGGCACGCCGCGAGCCGTCACCTCACCAGGCCTGCTGACAGGCCTGGCAGGGATCGGCTATGGCCTGCTCCGGCTCGGTTTCCACGGACAGGTTCCGTCCGTACTGCTGCTGGAACCCACCACCGGTCTGCGGCGCCCATCACAGCGCACCGGCCGGACAGAACACCATTCGACAGGGGAAACACCATGACCGCCCAGCACAACCAGCCGCAGGACCCGCTCGCCACCCAGCCGGTCGACGAGCCGATCGACCCGATCGGCCCCATCACCCTGCCCTCGCGCGGCCGGCTCGGCCTGCGGGCCCTGGCCCTGGTCGGGACCGCCAGCGCACTTGCCGTCGGCGTCATCGAGATCGTCGACGGCTGCGGGACCTTCACCTCGATCAGCGCTCCGCACTGACCGACCGGCCGCCAACCGCTCCGGTCGGCCCGGCTGCAGCAAACGTTTGACGCAGCCGGGCCGCCGGAGGCGACCGGCCGAACCCACTGCGATCGCCCGGGTCCGTGGATAGAGTTTGCAATCATGCAGACCCATTCGCCCGGTGTGGTCGGCAGAGACGGGGAGATCGATCAACTCGACCACCTTCTCGCCGAGGCTCGTGCCGGGCGTGGGGCTGCGGTCTTCCTGGTCGGCGAGCCCGGCATCGGCAAGAGCCGGCTGGCCGCGGTTGCCA
It encodes:
- a CDS encoding type 2 lanthipeptide synthetase LanM family protein, which encodes MLNSATTGTLPAGQADAWWTAGIGPHESGRQMPAWAEYVERSTASTADRTPVAGDWRQALVSCLAPLLDSARHDLAAAGHNGVVAEQFLQRLGHRLVRSAARTLVLELARARSRKELAGATPAERFLNFTHRLTGGSELAEFLAAYPVLARVLGEACRQAVEGHLELLARLAEDRELLVTELLAGVDPGALVSVEPGGDPHRGGRSTATLTFDDGTQVVYKPRPLDLHLHFNELTDWLSGKTGLGLRTVQVVPRPGYGWLGFVEHQPCADLAEVRRFYYRQGALLALLYVLDGTDMHYENLIAAGDQPVLVDVETLFHPSQQGIGVLGQDPAHSALRSSVYRTALLPLLFTGEHGVTDISGLGGDAGEVSPVNKVDWADAGLDTMHLVRRPGTTPGARNRPRLDGVAMEPRDHEIALLTGFRAAYEAIAWHRKELLGPDGLLARCATDEIRYVARPTHTYVTLLEESTHPDALRDADGRSQLLDLLWEADPSVRRLVPYELADLWAGDVPLFTARPDSRDVWAADGSRVPQLLASKGLAEVEAKIAAMSEVDQHRQQWLISACLATRPEPVVHACTTNRAGLGAAEADPERLLAAATDIADEIMAQVLGSSGGAANWLSLELLDDHHWAVMPMGAGLSNGFTGTALFLAQIGALTGAQKYSDLARDAIRPIPLLLEALSAWPETAQIVGPGLHGLGGISYGLDRLSYLLDDPDVTKWLAASLELSEQLSPDPDHFPGYVEGAAGGLAAMQAIRGLPAAARLAARYADELVSAVDRAIPAPGPGFARGYQGIGWALGQYGLPGSPYADAARAAIDLAAVNQDGRDQPADAGWCAGGAGATLARLSAGTPTDLDTYLRTATERPVLADMSLCHGELGAVEPLLWLTGSDHPATEAVRKRRAGLVLAAVQQYGPHCGTPRAVTSPGLLTGLAGIGYGLLRLGFHGQVPSVLLLEPTTGLRRPSQRTGRTEHHSTGETP